CCCGCGATAGTCGGCGTCGATCGTCCCCGGCGAGTTCAACAGCGTCACACCGTGTTTGAGCGCCAAGCCGCTGCGCGGACGCACTTGCGCCTCGAAGCCCGGCGGCAGCGCCATCGCAAAGCCGGCCGACACGAGCGTGCGCCCGCCCGGCACGAGCGGGATCTCTTCGTGCACCGCCGCGAGCAGGTCGCAGCCCGCCGCGTCGGCGCTCATATAGCGCGGCAGCGGCAAGCCTTCGCCTTCGGGCAGGACGGTGATCTCGACGACGATCTCCACTATTCGTTCTTGGTCTGCAATTGGGCGAGCTCTTCTTGGAACGAGTTGAGGTCGGTGAACGAGCGGTAGACGGAGGCGAAGCGGATGTAGGCGACCTTGTCGAGCGTTCGCAGCGCGCTCATCACCAGCTCGCCGACCGTGCCCGAGGGCACTTCGCTTTCGCCGCGCGCGTAGAGCTCACGCTCGACGTTGTCGGCGATCTCTTGCATCTGGCTCTCGGAGATCGGACGTTTCTCGCACGCCCGGCGCAGACCGGCGAGCACTTTGTCGCGGTTATACGGCTCGCGCCGCCCATCTTTTTTGACGATGAAGAGGCGAGCCGCTTCGGTGCGCTCGTAGGTGGTGAAGCGATGGCGGCACGATTGGCATTCGCGCCGGCGGCGAACAGCGTTCTCGTCATCGCGGCTGTCGATGACACGCGTATCGCCGTTGCGGCAAGCCGGACACACCATGGCGTCAGCGAGTCCGGCTCGCCGGAGCGATGGTTACTTCGAAGCCCCGATCTTGAACAGCTTCGTGCCGCAGACCGGGCATTCGCCCTGCACCGCTGGTCGGCCGTTCTTCATGGTGATCTGCGTCGGGTTCTTGATCTCTCTTTTGGACTTGCATTTCACGCAATACGCTTCGGGCATCTATCTTGCTCCCTCAGATGGCCGGCCCGCTGACATGCGAAGGACCGCCCGGCTGGAGTTCGAAGGCCCCTCCAGCATGGACCGAACCACACGGGCAGTCTTTTTCGACGCGGGCTACACGCTCCTTTGCATGGAACCTGACCAAAAGACCAACTTTTTGCGTTCGTGTGCCGATTTGGGCGTCGAAATCGACCATTCGAGGTTGCGCGAAGGCATCAAAGCCGCCTCCGAAATGCTCGCGCCGCGCACCCCGGCCGCGCAGAAACAGCCGTTTTCGATGGCTGCCGTCGACCGCTTCTGGACCGAGTATCATCGCGTGCTGCTGGCGATCTGCGCCGCGCATCCCGAGGATGCGGATCGCGCCGAAGCCGTCTATCGGCGCTTCACCGCGCACTTGAGCTGGCGCGTCTACGACGAAGTGCGTCCTGTTTTGCAGCGGTTGCGCGATCGCGGCGTCACATTGGGGATCATCTCGAACTGGACCGGCGATCTCGAAGACGTGCTGCGCGGCGTCGAGCTGCATCACCATTTCGATTTCGTGCTCGATTCAGCGCATCTGGGGTGGGAGAAGCCCCATCCCGAGATATTCCTGGAGGCGCTGCGCCGTGCCGGCGTCGCGCCCGAACACGCGCTGCACGTCGGCGATTCGCCGGGGCATGACGTCGACGGCGCGCTCGCGGCAGGTTTGCGCGCCGCGCTGCTCGATCGCGACGACGCGCACCCGGAATTCGAACGGGCGCCGCGCGTCTCGTCGCTCGACGAGCTGCTCACCCTGGTCTAGCTCTTCCCCTGCGATCGTGGGTTGACGGCGCGTGCGCCGCGCGTGATTGCACGCGGTTGAGTGGATGAACTCGATCTTGGCTATGTGCTAGCCGTGGCGAGCGCCGGGCTCTGGTCGCCTCGCGCGCTGACCGCGTGGCTGCGTGCGCTTGGATCGCCGCGCGCGCTTGTCGCGCATGTCCAGGATTCGCAGTGCAGCCCGCCGCCAGGCGTCGAGAAGCTGTCGGACACCACGCGGATTCGCCTCGCGCTCGTCGACGATAACGCCGCTCGCGCCGCGCTAGAAGCAGCTCAAACGTCCGGGGCGCGCGTCGTCACTCGCGACGACGACCACTATCCATCGGCGCTTCACGACCTGTGCGATGCTCCGCTCGTGCTCTACGTGCGCGGCGACCTGGAATGTCTGAAAGGGCGTACGGTGGCGATCGTCGGCAGCCGTGCGGCGACTTCGTATGGCCGCTCGATCGCGACGGCGATGGCAGCCGATTTCGGCGCGTTCGGAGCGACGGTCGTCTCAGGTCTGGCGCGCGGGGTTGACGCGGCAGCGCACAAAGGTGCGGTCGATGCAGGCGTGCCGACCGTCGCCGTGCTGGGCTCGGGCATCCGCGCGCTGTATCCACGTTATCACGCATTGCTCGCCGACGAGATCGTCGCAGGCGGCGGCGCGGTACTATCGGAGTTTCCGCCGGACGAGTGCGCGCGAGCGTTCCAGTTCCCGATGCGCAATCGCGTCGTCGCCGCCCTTGCGGCGGCGACCGTCGTCATCGAGGCCAGCACGCGCAGCGGCGCGCTGATCACGGCGCGCCTTGCGGACGAGCTCGGCCGCGCGGCGTTCGCGTTGCCCGGCGACGTCGGCCGCCAGACCAGCAAGGGCACGAACGCATTGATCGCCGATGGCGTGCCGCTCGTCACCTCGGCCGCTGATGTCGCCGCGCTGATGAGCTGGGATCGGGCACTTCCCATCGCCGGACGGATCGCGCGAGCCGGCGACCCGCTGTTGCAGCTGCTCGACGAGGCGCGCAGCGTGGACGAGTTGGCGGCGCGCTGCGGAGAGAGTGCCGCAGCGATCTCGGCCAAGCTGATGCTGCTCGAACTTCAAGGCGCGGTCGAGCTGCGCCCCGGCGGCCGGTACGCGGCGGTACCCTAGGGGACGGCGGCGAACGCGAAGGCATGAACCTGACGATCATCGCCGTGGACAAGCTGCGCGAAGCGTACGTGCGCGACGGTTGCGACCGCTTCGCCACCAAGCTCGCGCCCTATCTTCCGGTGAACGTCATCGAGATCAAGCCGGCGGCGATGGAGGCCGAGGGCAACGCGATGTTGGGGCGCGTCGATCCCGACAGCGTGGTATGGGCGCTCGACCGCGAGGGCGACATGCTTTCGTCGCCTGGGTTGGCGCAACGTCTCGCGGCGGCCGAGCGCTCCGGCCGGCGAAGATTGACCCTGTTGATCGGCGGTGCGGAAGGTCTCGCGGCGGCCTGCCTCGAGCGCGCAGATTTCCGCTGGTCGCTGTCTCCGCTGACGTTCTTGCACGAGATGGCTCGTCTGATCGCGCTCGAGCAATTGTTCCGAGCGGTGAAGATCAATCGCTGCGAGCCCTATCACCGCTGACCAGGCATCGATAGCGCGAAGGGCGCTTTGCCGTCTTCTGCCAATGAGGCGCACATGAGCCGTTATGCGCAGTCGCTTGACGCGTTGAGTGCGGAACTGCGCGCGCGTTTCGAACGTGCGGCGGCGCGGGCCGGCGCGGATGCCGGCACATTGCCCGACGTGGCGCTCGGGCCGGCGCGCGATCCGGCGCACGGCGACTTCGCGACCGCAGCCGCGCTGGCCGCGGGCAAGCGCTGGAAACGCAATCCGCTCGAGCTCGCCCAGACCGTGGCGGCGGACGGCATCGCGCGCATGCCCGGCGTGGCCGCGCTGGAAGTCAAACCGCCGGGATTCATCAACCTGCGCATGGCGCCGTCGTTCTGGGCGGACGCCGTGCGCGAGGCGCTCGAACGCGGTCGCGACTATGGACGCTCCGACGCGCTCGCGCAGCCGAGTCCGATCCTGCTCGAATTCGTCTCCGCCAATCCGACCGGCCCGCTCAACGTCGTGCAAGGCCGCTCGAGCTCGCTCGGCGCCACACTCGCCGCGATGCTGCGCTTCGCCGGCGCGCACGTCCATACGGAGACGTATGTCAACGATGCGGGAGCGCAGCTCGACCTGCTTTCCGACTCGCTCTTCGCCCGCTACGCGACGCTCTGCGGCGTGCCGACGCCGGTGCCTGAAGACGGCTATATGGGCGAAGATCTGGTCGAAATCGCTGCGGCGCTGCGCGCGCGCGATGGCGAGCGCTGGCTGCAAGCGCCCGTGCCCGAGCGGCGCGCCGCGCTCGCCCGCTTCGCGCGCGACACGATCGTCGCCCAACAGCGCGAGGACCTCGAGCGCTTCGGCGTCGTCTTCGACCGCTGGTTCTCCGAGGCGTCGCTGTACGATGCCGGCAAGGTCGATGAGGTCGTCGAGTGGCTGCTCAAGCGCGGCGTCGCCTACGAAAAAGACGGCGCGGTCTGGCTGCGCTCGACCGATTTCGGCGACGACAAGGACCGAGTGCTGCGGCGCAGCGACGGCCGGCCGACGTATCTCGCGCCGGACGCCGCCTACCACCGCGACAAATTCGAGCGCGGCAACCGCTACCTCATCGACATCTTAGGCCCCGATCACCACGGCTACGTCGCGCGCATCAAGGCGGTCGCGGCGGCGCTGGGACACCCGGGCGCGCTCGAAGTCGTGATCGCGCAGCAGGTCACCCTCAAGCGCGGCGCCGAGACCGTCGCGATGAGCAAGCGCGCCGGCCACGTGATCACGCTGCGCGAAGTCGTCGACGAGGTCGGAAAGGACGCTGCGCGATTCTTCTTCATCAATCGCGCGCCGGAGTCGCAGTTGATCTTCGACCTTGCGCTCGCCGTCGAGCAATCGGCCAGCAATCCGGTCTACTACGTCCAGTACGGCCATGCGCGCATCGCCTCGATCCTGCGCAAGGCGCAACAGACCGGGCGGACCGTGCCGCTCGAGCGGGCGCACGCGGGCGCCGACGTCGAACTGCTCGGACATCCGGCAGAGATCGCGCTCACCCGGCGCTTGGCTGATTTCAGCCGCACCGTCGCCGAAGCGGCGCGCGCCCGTGCTCCGCATCGCCTCGCCGAGTACGCGCGCGACGTGGCGACCGACTTTCATAGCTTCTATACGGAGTGCGTCGTCCTCGGCGACGACGACGCGCTGGCGAGCGCGCGGCTTTCGCTGTGCATGGCGGGCATGACCGTGCTCGCGAACGCGCTGGGGCTGCTCGGGGTATCGGCTCCCGACGCCATGTGATGGCGTGCCGTCAAGCGGTCGGCGAGACGGCTGAACGCGCGGGTACGCTCGGCTGGTCCACGGTCGCCGCAGCTACGGGCTCGGCCGGCTCATCCGGGATCGCCACCGGCCTGCCGGTCAGCCATGGATGCAGCCACAAAGTCCAGATCACTTTGAACAACGCTGCGGCCGGTATTGCCAGCAGCAACCCCCACAGTCCGAACAGCTCGCCGCCGGCGAACACGGCGAAGATGATGGCGATCGGCGAGACGCCGACGCTGTCGCCCATCACCTTGGGGACGAGGAAGTCCGTGATCTTGCTTGCGCCCATGATGATCAACGCGACGACGATGCCGACCTTCCACGAGGTGAGAGCGCCCAGCAGAAAGCCCGCCGCCGAAGCCACGACGACGCCGATGTACGGAATCGCGTAGCACACACCGGCGATGACCGACAGCAGCAACGCGAACGGCGAGCGGATCACGAGCAACGCGAGATACGTCAGCGCGAACGCGATCGCCACCAGGATGAGCTGGCCGACGATGAACCCGCCGACGACGCGGCCGACCTCGCGCGCGAAGTAGCGGGCTTGCGCTTGCAGGCGGTCCGGGAACAGGCTTTGGAAGGAATCGCGGATCGCCTCGCTGTTGGCGAGCAAGAAGTACGACAGCACGACGCCGAAAATAAGCACGACCAGCGTGCCGCCGATCCCGACCAGCACCGCGCTGATCGAACCGAACGCTCCCTCAAGCGTCGTCGACAGCCTGCCCATGTTGGTGGCCTCGATCTGCGAGATCTGGTTCGTCGCCACGAGCGAACCTAGATGGTGCTTGAGCCACAGCTGCACCGCATCGATGAAGCCGCGTGCCAGGTCGATATAGGCCGGCGTATTGGCGAACACCACCTGGAACTGGTCGAGCGTGGCGGGGATGATGAGCAGGAAGAAGATGGCCGCGACCAGCGTGAGCGCCGTATAGACGACGACGATCGCGACGGCTCTGGGCATGCGGCGCGAGAGCCGGCGCACGATCGGGTTCAGTCCATACGCGATCAGGATCGCGACGACGAACACTTCGACCGTCTTCGGGATCAGACTGAGCACGTAGAGCACGATCGCCAGCGAAATGGCGATCGCCGCGAAACGGCCGACGACGCGCCAATTTATGGCGCCTCCGCCCTGCGCAGAGATCATCGAGCGGCGCGCACCGACTTGGTCATCTGCACGCGCTCATCGAGGAAGCCGGCCTGCTCGTACAGCGCCTTGGCGGGCGCGTTGGCCTGCGTGACCATCAAGCTAATGTGCGACGCTCCGCGCGCGCGTGCCTCTTCTTCCGCCGCTGCGAGCAGCGCCCGGGCCACGCCGCTGCGCCGGTGCGCCGGCGCCACCGCCATATAGACGATGAACGCCTGGTGCTGCAGCGTGACGTCGTCAGTGAGCTCGAACAGCAGCATCAAGAACCCGGCGCGCTGGCCGCCACGCTGCGCGATCAGCGTCAAGCCGTCGGCGCGGTCGGCGCAAAACTCCGCAGCGCGCCGAAACGCGGTGGCCGCCGCATCTGGGCTCGCCGGACGGATCGGCGAAAGGCTCGTGCTGGCGCTTTGCTTGCCGAGGCTATCGATGAACTCGCGGTCATCGGGCTGCGCGCGGCGGATCGAGATCGCCATCAACCCGCGGCGATCGACCGGTTGCGCCCCGCGCGTTTGGCTTCCAGCAGACACGCATCCGCCGCCGCCAGCAATTGCGCCGGCGTCTGGCGGTTTTCGTCAAGCCCCGCGACGCCGCACGAGATCGCGGTCGCGACCGGCACGCCCGTCTGGGTGACGTGGCGCAGGCGCGCGATGGCGATGCGCACCCGCTCGGCGATCGCCAGCCCATCGGCGACGTTGGTGCCCGGCAGGATGACGGCGAACTCCTCGCCGCCCAGACGCGCCACCAGATCGATGTCGCGCACCGTGCGCATCGCGAGGGCCGCGATCTCCTTGAGCATGCGATCGCCCTCGGGGTGGCCGTAGCGGTCGTTGACGTCTTTGAAGTGATCGATGTCGAAGATGAACACGGACAACGGCGTGCCGCTCTGGCGCGAGCGGGTGATCTCCTCTGCCAGGCGGCGGAACAGATAGCGCCGGTTGTGCGCACCGGTGAGCTCGTCGGTCGAGCCGATCGAGACGCTTTGCGTGAAGATCTCGGCGTTGTCGAGGCTGCGGCCCGCCATCTCGGCCAGCTGCATCAAGACGCGCAGGTCATCGCTGCCCAAACCCTCGTCCGAGATGTCGGTGATGGCGATGCAGCCGTGGCCTCGCCCGGCCGCGCCGCTGGAGAGCGGCAGCACGACGAACGGCGGCTCGGGCGTGCGCCCGACGCGTCCCTGGCGCGGCATCGAGATCAACGAGCCTTTCTCGATCGCGGCGTCGATGAGCGCGGCATGACGCGTCAGGAACGCTTCGGCGGCGCGTTTGTCGATGTTGAGCCCGCCCTGGAACGTCAGCATGCCTTGCTCGACAAGCGCCACGAAGTACGCTCGCGCCTTCAGGTTCGTCGCCGCGCCGACCGCGTCGAGCACCCCTTGCGCCAACGTCATCGGCTCGATCGAGCTCGCGAGCAGCATGCTCGCGTTATACAAGAAGGAAAGCTCGAGGTTCTTGCGCTGCAGCAGCGTGTTCGCGGTCTCGAGACTCGCCACGCGCGCGCGCAACGCGCGCACCGTGGCGAGCTCCGCGACGGCTTCACCGCTCGAGAGCAGCGCGCGCTCGGGCGAGATGGCGACCGATTCGAGCTGCTCGGTGTAGAAGCGCGTGAGCCGCTCGAGCACGTCGAGGAAGCTGTCTGCCAGCCGGAACTGATACGCGACGCCGCCGTCGTGCATTGTGCGCGCCTGCGCGATGCCCAGCCGCGCGAGCGTGTCGAGCGCCTCGGCCGTTCCCGCGGCCGATGCGCCGAGCATGCGCGCGGTCTCGTCGACGGCCAGCGTGGTCATCGGCTCTGCGACGAACAGTTCGATCGCGCCGGCGAGCAGCCGTTCTGCCTCGCCGCGGAGGCTGGACAGCGCATGGCCCGTGCGCGGCATCGCGGATGCCGGATCTTCCGGAATGGCGGTCCCCCTTGTCAGATGGAGCCTAGCGCGCTCGCCCTCTTAGCGCGTGGCGACGGCTTCAGGCACGTAGCCGAGCCGGCTGGACAGCTGTATGCCGCAGTCGACCACCTCGGCGGCCATGTCGCGGATCTGCTGATCACCCAGGCGCGTGACCGGTCCGGACACGCTCAAGCTTGCGACCACCTGGCCGGACCCGTCGCGGACCGGCACCGCCAGACAACGCACGCCTTCTTCGTGCTCCTCGTCGTCGAGCGCGTAGCCCTGCACACGGATGCGCGCGAGCTCCTCGCGGAATGAGCCCGGATCGATGATGGTGTGCGGCGTGCGGCGCGGCATGCCGTAGCGGCGCAAGACACCGTCGGCGGCGTCGGGAGCGCCGAACGCGAGCATGACTTTGCCGCTGCCGGTCGAGTGCGCGGGCACGCGGTTGCCGAGCTGCGTGAACATGCGCAGGATCTTCGATGACTGCGCCTGATCGATGTACACGACCTCGCCGTCGTCGAGCACCGCGAGGTTGGCGCTTTCACCGATGCGCTCCATCAGGCGCTGCAAGAACGGGCGTGCCTCCAAGCGCAAGCTGAAGCGCTGGCGCATGTCGTTGCCCATCTGGAGCGCGCGGAAGCCCAGCGAGTACTTGCGGTTTTGCCGGTTCTGCTTGACGTAGCCGCGGCGGATGAGGGTGCCGAGCAGGCGGTGCACGGTCGCCAGGGGCAGCGTGACGGCTTGGCTGATCTCGACCAACCCGACCTCCGAGGCGAAATCCACCAGCGATTCGAGGATGTCCAGGGTGCGCTCGACCGACTGGACCCCCGCTCGCTCGCGGCGGGTGTGTTCTCCGTTTTGCCCGGGGTCGGCCATCGGAAACCTACTCCACCGGGCCATGCCCGGTTTTTGGATTGTGGAAATAGCCTATCACTCTTTTGGAAATAGTGTCAAGGCCGCCTGGGTCGTGTCCCGGGCCCGGCTAGAGCCCGAGGTAGGCGTTCTTGACGTGCGGGTCGGCGAGGATGTCGGCAGCCTTGCCGCTCAGGCTGACGCGGCCGTTCTCGATGACGTATCCGCGATCCGCGGTCTCCAGCGCGACGAGCACGTCTTGTTCGACGAGCACGATGGTCATGCCGTCGCGGCGCAGCGCAGCGAGCACGGCCAGCAATTGCTCGACGATGATGGGCGCCAAACCGAGCGACAGCTCGTCGACCAACAGCAGCTTCGGACGGGCCATCAAGCCGCGGCCGATCGCGCACATCTGCTGCTCGCCGCCGGAGAGCGTGCCCGCGAGCTGTTCGGCGCGCTCGCGCAGTCGCGGAAACTGCGCGTACACGCGCTCGACGTCGGATCCGACCTCGTCATCGCTGCGGTGGAAGGCGCCCATGAGAAGATTGTCGTGCACCGTGAGTCCGCCGAACAGGCGGCGGCCCTGCGGCACGTGGCTGATGCCCGCGGCGACGATGCGCTCGGCTCTCCACCCGGCGATGTCCACGCCGTTGAAGACGATCGAGCCGCTCGTCGGCGCGAGCAGGCCGGAGATCGTGGCGAGCAGCGTGCTCTTCCCCGCGCCGTTGGCCCCGACGAGCGCGACGATCTCGCCCGCGCTGACCTCGAGGTCGATGCCCCACAGCACTTGCGCCTCGCCGTAGCCGGCGTCGACGCCGCTCAGCTTAAGCACGCGGACGGCCTTCCGCATACCGCGCGCCCAGGTACGCTTCGATGACCAACGCATCGGCGACCACCAGCGCGGGCGGCCCCTGCGCGATCAGGCGCCCTTGGTGCAGCACGGCGACGCGTTGCGAGATCCCCATGATGGCTTTCATCACGTGCTCGACCACGATGAGCGTGACGCCGGCCGCGTTGACGCTGCGCAGCAGATCCATCGCCTGATCGGTCTCGTGCGGGGTGAGCCCCGCCATCACTTCATCGAGCAGCAGCACTTGCGGATCGGTCGCCAGCGCTTTGGCGATCTCGAGCCGTTTGCGGCCCGCGAGCGTCAGCTCCGCTGCCGGACGGTCGGCCTCACTCGCCAAGCCGACGCGTTCGAGCACCTCGTCGGCGGCCGCGAAAGCGGCGCGCGACGGGCGATCCAAACCGTGGCGCCCATAGAGCGCCCCGACCGCGACGTTCTCGCGCACGCTCAGGTTGGCGAATGGCTTGACGACCTGGAACGTGCGCGCCACGCCGAACTTGACGATTTGATAGGTCGGCACGCGTGCGATGTCGTGGCCGAGCACGCTGACGCCGCCAGACGTCGGGCGCTGCGAACCGGCCATGACCGACAGTAGCGTCGTCTTGCCGGCGCCATTGGGGCCGATGAGACCGAGTATCTCGCCGCGCGCGACGGACAGCGTGACGCCGTCGAGGGCCACCAAACCGCCGAAGCGCACCACGACACCGCGCGCCTCGACGGCAGGCGACCTGGCGGGCGCGGTCATGGCGCTCATATGCGGCTCGCGCGCAACTGGGCGCGCAACGCGTTGAGATTCCACGCGCGCAAGCCGCCGGTGAGATACGGCATGATGCCGCGCGGCAGCACGATGACGACGATGACGATGATGGCGCCGAGCACGACCGTATGCCACGGTGAGACCGACTGCGCGCCGAGGTATTCCCCGATCGAGCTCAAGATGAACGATCCGATCGTCGGCCCGACGACGGTGCCCGCGCCGCCGAGCAACACCATGATGATCATGAGCACGTTGAAGTTGAGGTCGAAGACGGTCGGCGGGTCGATGAAGCT
This DNA window, taken from Candidatus Eremiobacteraceae bacterium, encodes the following:
- a CDS encoding AI-2E family transporter; the protein is MISAQGGGAINWRVVGRFAAIAISLAIVLYVLSLIPKTVEVFVVAILIAYGLNPIVRRLSRRMPRAVAIVVVYTALTLVAAIFFLLIIPATLDQFQVVFANTPAYIDLARGFIDAVQLWLKHHLGSLVATNQISQIEATNMGRLSTTLEGAFGSISAVLVGIGGTLVVLIFGVVLSYFLLANSEAIRDSFQSLFPDRLQAQARYFAREVGRVVGGFIVGQLILVAIAFALTYLALLVIRSPFALLLSVIAGVCYAIPYIGVVVASAAGFLLGALTSWKVGIVVALIIMGASKITDFLVPKVMGDSVGVSPIAIIFAVFAGGELFGLWGLLLAIPAAALFKVIWTLWLHPWLTGRPVAIPDEPAEPVAAATVDQPSVPARSAVSPTA
- the argS gene encoding arginine--tRNA ligase, encoding MSRYAQSLDALSAELRARFERAAARAGADAGTLPDVALGPARDPAHGDFATAAALAAGKRWKRNPLELAQTVAADGIARMPGVAALEVKPPGFINLRMAPSFWADAVREALERGRDYGRSDALAQPSPILLEFVSANPTGPLNVVQGRSSSLGATLAAMLRFAGAHVHTETYVNDAGAQLDLLSDSLFARYATLCGVPTPVPEDGYMGEDLVEIAAALRARDGERWLQAPVPERRAALARFARDTIVAQQREDLERFGVVFDRWFSEASLYDAGKVDEVVEWLLKRGVAYEKDGAVWLRSTDFGDDKDRVLRRSDGRPTYLAPDAAYHRDKFERGNRYLIDILGPDHHGYVARIKAVAAALGHPGALEVVIAQQVTLKRGAETVAMSKRAGHVITLREVVDEVGKDAARFFFINRAPESQLIFDLALAVEQSASNPVYYVQYGHARIASILRKAQQTGRTVPLERAHAGADVELLGHPAEIALTRRLADFSRTVAEAARARAPHRLAEYARDVATDFHSFYTECVVLGDDDALASARLSLCMAGMTVLANALGLLGVSAPDAM
- the dut gene encoding dUTP diphosphatase, giving the protein MEIVVEITVLPEGEGLPLPRYMSADAAGCDLLAAVHEEIPLVPGGRTLVSAGFAMALPPGFEAQVRPRSGLALKHGVTLLNSPGTIDADYRGPVSVILVNHGSEPFPIRRGDRIAQMIIAPVARARFEQREELAPTERAGGGFGSTGRGS
- a CDS encoding 23S rRNA (pseudouridine(1915)-N(3))-methyltransferase RlmH; this translates as MNLTIIAVDKLREAYVRDGCDRFATKLAPYLPVNVIEIKPAAMEAEGNAMLGRVDPDSVVWALDREGDMLSSPGLAQRLAAAERSGRRRLTLLIGGAEGLAAACLERADFRWSLSPLTFLHEMARLIALEQLFRAVKINRCEPYHR
- a CDS encoding diguanylate cyclase yields the protein MPRTGHALSSLRGEAERLLAGAIELFVAEPMTTLAVDETARMLGASAAGTAEALDTLARLGIAQARTMHDGGVAYQFRLADSFLDVLERLTRFYTEQLESVAISPERALLSSGEAVAELATVRALRARVASLETANTLLQRKNLELSFLYNASMLLASSIEPMTLAQGVLDAVGAATNLKARAYFVALVEQGMLTFQGGLNIDKRAAEAFLTRHAALIDAAIEKGSLISMPRQGRVGRTPEPPFVVLPLSSGAAGRGHGCIAITDISDEGLGSDDLRVLMQLAEMAGRSLDNAEIFTQSVSIGSTDELTGAHNRRYLFRRLAEEITRSRQSGTPLSVFIFDIDHFKDVNDRYGHPEGDRMLKEIAALAMRTVRDIDLVARLGGEEFAVILPGTNVADGLAIAERVRIAIARLRHVTQTGVPVATAISCGVAGLDENRQTPAQLLAAADACLLEAKRAGRNRSIAAG
- a CDS encoding HAD-IA family hydrolase, whose protein sequence is MDRTTRAVFFDAGYTLLCMEPDQKTNFLRSCADLGVEIDHSRLREGIKAASEMLAPRTPAAQKQPFSMAAVDRFWTEYHRVLLAICAAHPEDADRAEAVYRRFTAHLSWRVYDEVRPVLQRLRDRGVTLGIISNWTGDLEDVLRGVELHHHFDFVLDSAHLGWEKPHPEIFLEALRRAGVAPEHALHVGDSPGHDVDGALAAGLRAALLDRDDAHPEFERAPRVSSLDELLTLV
- a CDS encoding ABC transporter ATP-binding protein, with product MSAMTAPARSPAVEARGVVVRFGGLVALDGVTLSVARGEILGLIGPNGAGKTTLLSVMAGSQRPTSGGVSVLGHDIARVPTYQIVKFGVARTFQVVKPFANLSVRENVAVGALYGRHGLDRPSRAAFAAADEVLERVGLASEADRPAAELTLAGRKRLEIAKALATDPQVLLLDEVMAGLTPHETDQAMDLLRSVNAAGVTLIVVEHVMKAIMGISQRVAVLHQGRLIAQGPPALVVADALVIEAYLGARYAEGRPRA
- a CDS encoding IclR family transcriptional regulator, whose protein sequence is MADPGQNGEHTRRERAGVQSVERTLDILESLVDFASEVGLVEISQAVTLPLATVHRLLGTLIRRGYVKQNRQNRKYSLGFRALQMGNDMRQRFSLRLEARPFLQRLMERIGESANLAVLDDGEVVYIDQAQSSKILRMFTQLGNRVPAHSTGSGKVMLAFGAPDAADGVLRRYGMPRRTPHTIIDPGSFREELARIRVQGYALDDEEHEEGVRCLAVPVRDGSGQVVASLSVSGPVTRLGDQQIRDMAAEVVDCGIQLSSRLGYVPEAVATR
- a CDS encoding GNAT family N-acetyltransferase, which produces MAISIRRAQPDDREFIDSLGKQSASTSLSPIRPASPDAAATAFRRAAEFCADRADGLTLIAQRGGQRAGFLMLLFELTDDVTLQHQAFIVYMAVAPAHRRSGVARALLAAAEEEARARGASHISLMVTQANAPAKALYEQAGFLDERVQMTKSVRAAR
- a CDS encoding DUF5679 domain-containing protein; the encoded protein is MKCKSKREIKNPTQITMKNGRPAVQGECPVCGTKLFKIGASK
- the dprA gene encoding DNA-processing protein DprA; this encodes MDELDLGYVLAVASAGLWSPRALTAWLRALGSPRALVAHVQDSQCSPPPGVEKLSDTTRIRLALVDDNAARAALEAAQTSGARVVTRDDDHYPSALHDLCDAPLVLYVRGDLECLKGRTVAIVGSRAATSYGRSIATAMAADFGAFGATVVSGLARGVDAAAHKGAVDAGVPTVAVLGSGIRALYPRYHALLADEIVAGGGAVLSEFPPDECARAFQFPMRNRVVAALAAATVVIEASTRSGALITARLADELGRAAFALPGDVGRQTSKGTNALIADGVPLVTSAADVAALMSWDRALPIAGRIARAGDPLLQLLDEARSVDELAARCGESAAAISAKLMLLELQGAVELRPGGRYAAVP
- the nrdR gene encoding transcriptional regulator NrdR; translation: MVCPACRNGDTRVIDSRDDENAVRRRRECQSCRHRFTTYERTEAARLFIVKKDGRREPYNRDKVLAGLRRACEKRPISESQMQEIADNVERELYARGESEVPSGTVGELVMSALRTLDKVAYIRFASVYRSFTDLNSFQEELAQLQTKNE
- a CDS encoding ABC transporter ATP-binding protein, producing MLKLSGVDAGYGEAQVLWGIDLEVSAGEIVALVGANGAGKSTLLATISGLLAPTSGSIVFNGVDIAGWRAERIVAAGISHVPQGRRLFGGLTVHDNLLMGAFHRSDDEVGSDVERVYAQFPRLRERAEQLAGTLSGGEQQMCAIGRGLMARPKLLLVDELSLGLAPIIVEQLLAVLAALRRDGMTIVLVEQDVLVALETADRGYVIENGRVSLSGKAADILADPHVKNAYLGL